The following proteins are encoded in a genomic region of Pungitius pungitius chromosome 17, fPunPun2.1, whole genome shotgun sequence:
- the LOC134107062 gene encoding serine/threonine-protein kinase pim-1-like produces SSVESCNTSVEGVGKRGDKRKVAAAEAGPSRKRQRLDSEDRKQNKQGGCNTSVEVVGKRGVKRKVATAEGGQKKSRKRQRLDSEDRKKNKQEELKAKYEQLELLGAGGCGNVYAGHRRADNLPVAIKHIPNDDVYCTHEDDEGNKISIEIAILLKLAAKSEGASPYLTLLDWYQLEEELVMVIERPIPATDLFDHIMGKGVFVKEKEAKIILRQLVDAALDLENKNIFHLEINVENILIETSSKVPQVRVIDFGLSCYDDKKKTYHEFFGTTYSLEILLSKGYKSGSTTVFQIGAVLFNTLHKFEKFDPLVFYLKRQNLPQSISKNCLQMCLRIDKAEKDKGWTARTRKKPNKKS; encoded by the exons TCATCTGTAGAGAGCTGCAACACCTCTGTGGAGGGCGTTGGCAAGAGAGGCGACAAGAGGAAGGTCGCCGCTGCTGAGGCAGGACcaagcagaaaaagacaaaggctggacagtgaggaccggaaacaaaacaaacaag GGGGATGCAACACCTCTGTGGAGGTCGTTGGCAAGAGAGGCGTCAAGAGGAAGGTCGCCACTGCTgagggaggacagaaaaaaagcagaaaaagacaaaggctggacagcgaggaccggaaaaaaaacaaacaag aagagtTAAAGGCCAAATATGAGCAACTGGAACTCCTCGGTGCGGGAGGATGTGGAAACGTGTACGCCGGCCACCGCAGGGCCGACAACCTACCC GTTGCCATTAAACACATCCCTAATGATGACGTCTACTGCACACATGAG GACGACGAAGGGAACAAAATTTCCATTGAGATCGCCATCTTGCTGAAGCTGGCGGCCAAATCGGAGGGGGCATCGCCATACCTTACCTTGCTGGACTGGTACCagttagaggaggagctggtgatGGTGATCGAGAGGCCCATCCCCGCTACGGATTTATTTGACCATATCATGGGCAAAGGAGTCTTCGTGAAGGAAAAAGAAGCCAAG ATCATACTGAGGCAGCTGGTCGATGCGGCGCTCGATCTGGAgaacaagaacattttccacctgGAAATAAACGTGGAGAACATCCTGATCGAGACAAGTTCGAAGGTCCCACAAGTTCGCGTTATTGACTTTGGTCTGAGCTGTTACGAcgataaaaaaaagacttatcATGAGTTTTTCG GAACTACATACTCCCTAGAGATTCTCCTTAGCAAGGGGTACAAATCAGGATCCACCACAGTGTTTCAGATTGGAGCGGTGCTGTTTAACACCCTCCACAAATTCGAAAAATTTGACCcgttagttttttatttaaagcgtcAAAATCTCCCCCAAAGCATCTCCAAGA ACTGCCTCCAGATGTGCCTGAGAATtgacaaagcagaaaaagacaaaggctggacagcgaggaccagaaaaaaaccaaacaaa AAGAGTTAG